Below is a window of Microbacterium saperdae DNA.
CACGGCATCCTCCGTGACGCGTGGCAGCCGACGGCCGGTGCGGATCCCGCCAGGCAGACGTTGCTGGTCCCCTCCGGTGAACGCGCCCGCGTCGCGATCCCGCTGCTCCCGCGCCGCCGCGGCGAGTTGGTCAGCGAGTTCGTGATGCTCCGCTCCCGCGGCCCCCTCGGCCTGGCCGGGCGCCAGGCGCGGCATGCGGTGCGCGGTGCCATCCGCGTGCTCCCTGCATTCTCGTCGCGCAAGCACCTCCCTTCCCGCCTGGCCCGGCTGCGCGAGTTGGACGGGAACACCAGCATCCAGGTGCGCGGGCAGGGAACCGAATTCGATTCGCTGCGCGAGTACGTGCGCGGCGACGACGTCCGCTCGATCGATTGGCGCGCCACGGCCAGGGCCGGAACCACGATGCTGCGGACCTGGCGTCCCGAGCGCGACCGGCACGTCGTGATCATCATCGACACCGGGCGCACGGCCGCAGCCCGTGTCGGCGACGGGACGAGGGTGGATGCCGCCCTCGAGGCTGCCCTTCTGCTCGCCGCGCTCGCCTCCCGTGCGGGTGACCACGTGCACCTCCTCATGTATGACCGCGTCGTGCGCGGCCGCGTGACCGGCGTCGACGGCACGGGACTTCTTCCCGCGCTGACCGATGCCATGGCACCCGTGCACGCACGTCTGGTCGACACCGACTGGCACGGTGCGTTCGCCGCGGTGCGCACGCTGACCACCCGACCCTCGCTGATCGTGGTCCTGACCGCCCAGGATGCCGCCGAGTCCGCGCGTGCGTTCCTCGGCGCGTTCCCGAACGCCTCACGCGCGACGACCGTCCTGGTCGGCTCCGTCACGGACGACGACATCGCCTCGCTCGCGCAGCAGCGCGGGTCGCGGGAAGAGGTCTATCTCGCCGCCGCAGCGGAACGGACGCTGAGCGACGCGGAGAATGTGGCCGACGCGATCCGACGTGCCGGGGGCGAGGCGATCGCCGCCGACCCCGAAGCACTGCCGCCGCGCATCGCCGATCGCTATCTGGAGCTGAAGGCCGCAGGGCGGCTGTGACGCGGAGGCGCCACTTCGACGACCGCCCTCACCCGGCGATCAGTCGCGGGGTGCCTGCCTCGTACTCGAGCAGATCTCCGGTCTCGCCGCGCCGATGCGCTCGTCCGCCGATCACCACCATGTAGATGAGGAAGATCGCGAGCGCGGCGCCGCCGATGCCGATCTTCACGGGCCACGGGAGCGCCCAGCCGGTCACGAAACCTTCGACGAGCCCCGCCAGGAACAGCGCGAAGACGAGGCCGATCGCCACGGTCGCCAGCGCCCGTCCTTCCGTCGCCAGCGCCTCGCCGCGCGAGCGGTGCCCGGGGGCGACCCAGGCCCAGAAGACCCGAAGCCCGGCGGCAGCCGCGACGAAGATGCACGTCATCTCGAGCATCCCGTGCGGCAGGATGTAGAGCACCATGACGTCTGCGCGATCGTAGGCGGCCATCACGGCACCCGAGACTCCCAGCCCCATCGCGTTCTGCACGAGCATGTAGATCGGCCAGATACCGGTCACGCCGAACAGCACGCACTGCATCGCGATCCAGGCGTTGTTGGTCCACACCATGCCCATGAACACCGCGGCGGGGTTCTCGGTGTAGTAGCCGGTGAAGCTCTCGTCGGCGTACTGCTCGAGCGCGTCCGGCTCTCCGAGCGTGGCGATGAGCGCCGGATCGTTCGAGATCCAGGCGGCCGTGCCGACGGCCACGGCGATGAAGCTGAGAGCGATGAGCAGCGTGAGCCACCGCAGACGGTACAGGGCAGCGGGCAGCTGCGAGGCGAAGAATCGACCGGTCTGCGTGAGGATGTTGTCGGAAGCTCCCGTGAGCCGGAGCCTCGCGCGCACGAGGATGGTCGACAGATACGCTCCCTGCGGTGAATCCCCCACGGAGGTCTTCAGCTCGGCGAGATCCGCCGACGCCGCCCGGTATCGCACGATGAGCTCGTCGACGCCCTGACCGTCGAGCCGCGCGCGGCTGAGCTCGTCCAACCGCTGCCACTCGGCGCGGCGTGCATCCGTCAGCGCATCAGCATCCACCTGATTTACTGTACTCATGTCCACACCGATCGATACTTCCGACGAGGTGCTCTCCGGAGAAGCCGTCGCGATCGATGTGCAACCCATCGGCTTCCTGCTGCGCGCACTGGGCGCCCTCATCGACATGCTGCTCGGCTTCGCGGTCTTCGTCCTGTGGATCTTCCTGCGCATCTGGCTCACCGACGCCGGTGTGCTCGACGAGGCGACCGACCGGATCGCGACCGTCGCGGCACTCGTCGTCAGCTTCGTCGTGCTGCCGATCACGATGGAGGTCGCGCTGAAGGGCCGCAGTCTCGGCAAGCTCGCGGTGGGCGGCCGCATCGTGCGCGTCGACGGCGGCGCGGCCGGCTTCCGCCACGCCTTCATCCGCGCCCTGCTCGGGGTCCTGGAGATCTACATGACCTTCGGCGGTCTCGCCGTGCTGACAGGCGCTTTCAACGCCCGCTCGCAGCGCCTGGGGGATCTGGTCGCCGGCACCTACAGCCAGCGGGTGCGCACTCCGCAGCTGGTGTCGCACGTTCCGGTGCTGCCGCCGGGACTGCACGCGTGGGCGCAGATCGCCGATGTCGCGCGGCTGCCGGACCGCCTCGCGCGCCGCATCTCGCAGTTCCTGCAGAGCGCGCCCCGCATGGTGCCGGCGGCACGCGATCGGGTGGCGCGCGATCTGCTGGCCGAGGCCACTCCCTTCGTCTCGCCTCTCCCCGCGGCACCGCCCGAGGAGGTCCTGGTCGGCATCACGGTGCTGCGCCGCGAGCGCGAGCGCCGGGCACTCGAGAACGCGGACCGCCGGGCCGAGAAGCTCACGGGTCGCCGCGTCGGAATCTGACCGGCGGATCTTCCGACCCGCGGCACGCGCCGCCACTCAGAATCGGATCGCGTCGATCACCTTCACACGCAGAGCGACGAGTGCGGGGATGAACCCGGATACGGCTCCCACGATCACGGAAGCGACCAGTCCGACCAGGGCCGCGCGCATCGGGAACGGCGGGACGTCCTGGATGCCGTAGAACAACGAGGTCACCACCCAGTCCGAGCGGAGGATCGCGACCACGATCGCGATTCCGACCACTCCCGCGACCGTCGTGGCCACCAGGCTCTCCAGGAAGACGGAGAAGAACACGCGTCCTGACGTCGCCCCGAACGCACGACGCACACCGATCTCCCGCACCCGCTGCCGCATCGCCACCAACTGGATGTTGATGAGGCTGAGGGCGCCGAGCGCCAGGATCAATGCCGCGATGCCCCCGGTGATCATCTCGAACGTCGCCTGCACATCGAGTGCTCCCGGCTGCGCGGCCCAGTCCGAACGGCTCACCGACACGGTCTGCCCCTCCGGCAGGCCCGCTCGCAGGTCCATCGCCAGCACCGGACCGATCTCGTTCGCCTGCTCGGCGCCGACCCAGACCTCGTACTGCGGCCACGCGCCCTCCGGCAGCGCATCGACGCGGGAACGATAGGCGTCGTAGAGCAGATCGACGCGAAGCTCCTCATCACCGAACCCCTGCCGTGGCACGACGCCGACCACCTGGTAGGTGCCTCCGGCCCCGCCGGTGAGAGACAGCGTCGGATGCTGAGCGAGCGGCAGCCGACCGATCCGGTCCCAGAGCGCCTCCGTGATCACGACCGGCGGCGCGAGTGCCTCGAGGTCGGAATCGACGAACCAGCGCCCCTCCAGCAGGACCTCACGATGGATCTGCGGGTACATCGGGTCGACCAGGCGCGCCCCGACCTCGGTGACGCCGTCCGGAAGCTGCACTCCCTGCACCATGCCTCCGACGATGCGCCCGGTGTGGCTGAAGCCGAACCGTTCCGAGACGCGGGCGAACCGCTCGTCGAAGTCGTCGAAGTCGACCGGTGTGCCGTCGTCGTTGGCGACGTTGACCACGATCGTCGCCGCCCGTCCGCCGAAGCGGTCGGACTGCTCGGTCTGGAACTGCCGCTGGTACTCCGATATCGCGACGACCGCGGTGAGGGCTCCCACCGAGACCGCGATCCCGATCAGGCTCAGCAGCACCCGGAGCTTGTGGACACGGATCTCCGCCCAGGCATCCGACAGTGCACCGAGGAAGCCGCTCATGCGCCGACACCGTTCGCTGCGGGCAGCGGCGGCAGGACCGCGGGCGCGGGGGACGCCGTGGCGGGTTCCGGCGGCACGGGCGCGGACAGGGTCGACGCCTCGAAGGCGCGACGAAGGTCGGCCTCCTCCAGTCGCCCCGCATCGAGCCGGTAGTGCCGGCGAGCCCGGGCGGCGACGTGCAGATCGTGCGTGATGGTCACCAGTGCCGCGTCCGTCTCGGTCGCGACCTCGTCGAGCAGCGACATCACCGAGGCCCCCGTCTCGATGTCGAGCGCGCCCGTCGGCTCATCGGCCAGGATCAGAACGGGTTTGCGTACGAGAGCGCGCGCGATGGCGACGCGCTGCTGTTCGCCACCGGAGAGGCGGTCGGCGATCTGCTCTATCCGGTGGCCGAGCCCGACCCTCTCGAGCATGTCCGCCGCGATCTGACGCCGGTTCCAGAACATACGCCCCTTGGCGTGCCCGAGCGGCATCATGACGTTGTCGAGCGCCGTGCGGCCCGGGAGGAGGTTGAACTGCTGGAACACGAAGCCGACGTTGTCGCCGCGCACCCTGTCCAGGCGGCCGGAGCGCATCTTGCGCACCTCACGGCCTTCGAAGGACACGGTTCCCGTCGTCGGCTCATCCAGCATCCCGAGGATGTTCAGAAGGGTCGACTTGCCCGAACCCGAGCGTCCGACGATCGAGACGTGGTCGCCCGCCCCGACGGACAGACTGATCCCCTTCAGGATCTCCAGGCGCGAGTCATCGGCGAGGAGGACGCTCTTCTCGACGTCCTCCAGGGCGACGAGCGTCACCAGCTCATCCCGCTGTCGCACTGTTCGACGCCCGGGGACACCTCGTAGCAGAACTCCTCCACCGGTGCCACGAACCCGGGGACGAACTGGCGGATGCTGTCGCCCTCGGCGAGACCCTCCGTCACCTCGACCATCGCACCGTCGTTGACCCCGAGCGTGACCGCGCGCTTCTCGGGCTCGGCCCCGTCACCGGCGTCGACCCAGACGTTCCCGGATCCGGCGCCGCCCTCCACTGCCGTGACTGGCACGATGAGAGCGTCCTCGACCTGCCCGAGAGCGAGGTCCATGGTCGCGGGGAGGCCGGCGAACACCGTCTGGTCCTTCGGGATGGCGCACCGGACACTCGCGGTTCCCTCGGCACTGACCTGCACGCGCACCCCGGTGCAGGTGAAGGGAGCAGGGCCGCCGGTCACCGTGACGGTGCCCTCGGTGGGGGCGTTGACCAGACGGTAGAGCTGCACGGGCTCCACAGTCGCGAGCAGGTGGTAGCGCGCCGGGGTCAAATTGTAGATCTCGGTTCCCACCGAGGTCTGCTGCCCCTTGACCAGAGCGAGTTCCGACACGTCGCCCGCTTCGGGGGCGAGGATGTCGATGTCCTTGCGCGGATCGTCCTGACGGACGGTGAACAGCTTCTGACCCGCCGTCACCGCGGCGCCCTCGCCGACGTGCACGGCCAGGACGGTCCCGTTGATCTCGCCGCGCACTCCGATCACCTCGTCGCGGGCGATGTTCCCGCTCAACGTCAGCGCGTTGACGACAGCGCCGCGCTCCACGGCCACGACCGGGTCGGTGATTCCCGCCTCCGGACTCACGATGCTCTCGACGCTGTCGGGGAAGAATGCGATCTTCACGAGCGCGGCAGCACTCGCCCCGAGGACGATGACGAGGAGCAGGGGGAAGATCCAGCGACGCCAGACGATCACGACAGCCTTTCCTGGCGCGCCGCCGTGGCACGTCCGCCGTCAGACTATCCAGCCGTCGATGGGGGGCCGCCTGCGCACGCCGCGTGTCGAGGAAGCTCTCAGGCGCGCAGCGCTTCGTGACGCACGACGAGCCACCCGGCGGGTACCGAGAGCCGCTCCGCGTGCGGGGCGCAGAGATCATGCGCGTGCGGGTGGTCCGCGAGCCCCAGAGGTCCGAGCGCGGCCATCTGATCGCCGTAGTCGTAGGTGAGGGTCGCGACGGCTTCCCGCGCGCATCCGACCTTCGAGCAGAGTCGTCCGTTCATCACCGTCAGCGTACGTCGCGGCGGCGTGCCGGAGCGGATGCCGCGCCGCACCGCCCGGCCTCAGCGCCTAGACTTTCGACATGCCTCGTCGACGCAGTGCTCCCTCCGCCGCCCCGCGGCGTGGCGCGCGCCATGGCCGTCATGGCCGCCTCGGACGCAGCGAGGTCGTACGCCCGCCCTTGGCTCCGTTGGATGGACGGATCGACCGTTTCGATCTGACGGTCGGCACCGCCGTCGAGTTCCTCCGAGGCACGTGGCCCGAGCTGCAGGACGTCCGGTTCGAGATCGGCGCCATGCCGGGCTTCGACGCCACCGAAGAGGTACCTCGCTGGTATCTCGACCGCGAGCAACGTCGCATCGTGCTCTTCCGGCTGCCCATCGAACGGCTACTTCCTCCCGGTCACGATGACACCGCTCATCGCCGTATGGCCATCGAGAGCGCGGTGTTCCGCGCCGCGGCGGAGTACGTCGGCCGCGAGCCCTGGGATCTCGGGCACGATCACTGACCTCCCCGACCTGTGGCGCGCTGCGGGTCAGGGAGGGATCGATCAGGGATAGACGGTGATGCTCTGCGCGGCACCGTCACTCGGCTGCACGGGCCACCCCGCGAGCTTGCCGTCAGCAGTCATCGTGACCGCGGCATGCACCGTGCCCGTCGTGCGCAGCAGATAGCTCGTCCGCGCGGACACGGCGGTCTCGACCGACCCGTCTGCCGGCACCGTGACGTCCGTCGCCGGTCCCCCGTTCGTGGGCTCCAGAGTGATCGTGATGTCGGCATCCGTGTCATTGAGAAGATGCAGGCGGGGGGCCGGTCCAGCCGGGACGGCCAGGAGGACGTCGGCGCCGATCTCGGGTGCGGGAGTCATCCAGGAGAAGTCCGATCCGCGCACGAGCCCGTCCTGCTGGCGGACGGCCGACACGATCGGCGCATCCGCATCGATCTGCACGCTGTACGAACCGGGTTCCAGGCCGCTGAGCGACACCTGTGCCGGTTCGCCCGCCGTGAGCGGCACCGTGAATTCGTTCGCCACCGTGTCCGAGCCCGAAGCGCGTACGGTCACGTGCGCCTGCGCAGCGTCCTGGGGCGAGAGCATCCGGATCACGGTCATCTCGGCATCGTCCCCCTCCGCGGCGAACGACTGCACACCGGCGAAGACCGGATGCAGCTGCGGTCCCGGCACCGCATCCTGGAGATCGACGCCCGCCGGATCCAGGGTTCGCACGAGCGCGGACTGGAGCACGGCGCGAATCGGCGCCCCCTCGGCGGTGACCTGCACGACGGGGAGCTCGTTCCCCGCCGCGATCGAGGTCACAGGGAGCGCCACCTGGGTCCGCGCCGGGACGATCACCGTGCGACTGCTGCGACTGGTGCCGTACACGGACAGCGTCACCGTCGACGGCACCTCTGCCGCGTTCGTGAGCACGATCACGTCGGACGCGCCCGTGTCCACGCTTCCGCCGACAAGCCAGGACTCCAACCGAGGGGTCCCGCACGGCAGCGCGGCGAATCCGCTCATGTCTTCCGCGGAGACCGCGGCGGACTCGGCCGCGGCGATCAGCGGCGCTGTCCGATCCTCTACGGTGCCGGTCATCGTGCGTACGTCGCCGGCACCGATGAGATCGGGCGCCTGGAGCGTCGCGATCGTCGGTGCACCGGCCGTGCCGTCGACCGTCACGCTCGGCGACGCCGCGGACACCATGCTCAGCGGGTCCGCGGGGTTTCGTCCGAGGGCCCGGAGGTCGCCGTTGCACACCAGGAGGCTGTCACCGGGCAAGGGCGTCACCTGCACCTGCGCAGGATCGTGCGTCACCTCCGGCCAGGGGGCGTGGATCGCGGTCACGACCCCGATCACGCAGGCCACGGCGACCGCAGCCCCGGTGACGAGGCGGGCTCCGGTCGCTGCGACGCGAACCGCACGCGTGGTGCTCATCGATCCTCCTCCGCGTCGCGCTCATGATCCGTATCGACGGGGTCCGCCGAGGTCGCCTCCGGCACTGATTCCTCGGACGACATGGCCTCGTCCGACGGCGCGTTCTCCTCCGGCGGTGCGACCTCGTCGGAGTGCACGACGCCCTCTGCAGGTGCGATCTCCTCCGGCGCCGCCGTCTCCTCCGGCCGAGGGAGGGCCGTCTCCTCGTCGACGTCGATGTCCTCCGCGTGGCGAGGCAGGATCAGGGGTTCCTCGGGCGCACGACCGACGATGCGCGACTGCGCACGGGCGGCGCGGCGCGACGCTCTGGTCGGGACCGACAGCAGAAGTGCGGCGAGGATCGCCAGCAGCTGCACGGTGATCACGAGCCTCGCGGTCCCCTCCTGGGAACCGTTGAGAGCGGTGCGGTCGGCGACATCGGCCTCGACGCGCCAGAGCACACCTCGTTCCGTGGTCCCCGCGTGGACGAATCCTGCCCTCTGGTCGATCGATGCGATGGCGGAGGTGCGCAGGGCACGAGCCTTGTCGCCCTCTCCGCCGGTCACCTGGGCGAGGAGAACGTACGAGATACCCTGCGCCGCCAGGTCTCCGGGCGCGTCGAAATCACGCGCGGAGAGCAGATCGACCGAGAGCACGGAGATGTCCGTGCCCTGCGGTTGGGTCGCCGTGGACATCATGGTCGTCTGCGCCCCGAGCGTCTCGCTCGCGCCCCACACCACATCGACCGCCAGGCCTCCGTCGTTCTGAGGGGTGAGCACCAGTGTGCCGAGAGGACCATCCGAGGCCGCCTGCGCGGCGACATACGCCGGCAACGTCGACTCGGGGCCGTTGGTGAGCGCTGAGCGGTCGGCGTGGAACGCGACGAGAGCGGGAACCGCACAGACGACGAGAGCGAGAGCGGCCACCGTCGTCGCGGCGACGCGCAGTCGAGGAAGAGTGATCGCGGTGTCGAGCGTGACGAGAGCCGCGCCCACGACGCCGATCCACGCGAGACTCAGGCCCGCGCCGGGCCAGATGGCCATCGGTTCGCCCTGCGTGAAGCTCACCGTGATTCCGACAGCCAGGAAGGCGGTGGCGAGACCGGATGCGGCGACGACGAGCAGCGTGATCCCGGCGCGCCAGCGCGGGGCGATCGCGGAGGCGAGCGCGAGCACCGCGAGCGGCGCGCAGAACAACGCCGCCCAGGAACCGAGCGGGAGCATCGAGAACTGCATCCACCCGGCGAGATCGACGGTGGGGAAGCCGGTCGCGATCGCCAACCGGCCGTCGGCATCCGCCGTGGCCGTGTTGCCGACGACCAGCCCTGGGTCCGCCAGCAGCGCGAGAGGGGTCCCGTGTGCGAACTGCCAGAACGCCAGCGGAGCGAAGAGCAGCAGCGTCGGCACGGGCACCCACAGCAGTCGACCCGCCCCGCGGAACTGCGCCGTCCCCAGGGTGATGCCGAGCGCGATCACGCACAGGAGTGCGAGCGCGGGTGCCAGCGACGGCGCGCAGGCGACGACCGCGGCGAGCAGCAGCGACGCGGCGCCGGCCGCGCCCCACGAACGGTGAGCGACGACCGCCGCGTGGAACAGCCACGGCAGCAGCAGATGCACGAGCACGGCAGAGGGGCGGCCCTCCACGAGAGCAGTGAGGAAGGTCGGAGCCAGCGCCCACGCGACACCCGCGAAGATCCGCAGACCGGCGCGGTCCGTGACGCGTGTGGCGGCGAACCACCCGCCGAGCACGGCGAGCGGGAGAGCCAGTATCCACAGGAGCACCAGCGAGAAGGAAGGACCAGCAGGCCAGAGCGACCCCAACAGGGCGACCACCGCGGCGAACGGGTCGGCGGGGCCGATCACACCGAGACCGATCCCCCGCACTCCCCACGCGGCGTCGGCCCAGAGCGCGGCGACGGTGTCTCTGAGCGGCAGGATTCCGCCCCCGCCGAGCGCCGGCCAGGCGAGAAGCGTCGTGAAGGCGGCGATGCTGACGACGAGCGCGGCGAGGACCGCCCAGGCTCCACCCCCGGAGAAGAACCGGAGCTCGCTGACGGCGCCGCCCTCACTCCCATGTCCGTCGTCCAGACGTCGGCGCAGCTCGGAACCGGTCACACGAAGCGGTGTGATGCTCGCCCAGGTCGACGTCCGGAACGAACGGATCCGTGCCCGGGAGCGGGCGACCGCGGGGACGCGGGCCATGGCCGTGAGCGCAGCACCCCACTCAGGGAGAACGGACTCCGGACGTTTGCCGATCAGGTGGGTGATCGATCGCCACAGTGCCAGCGGAAGCAGGGTGAGCCAGTGCAGCGCGACGGCGGCAGCCGGCGCGTACGACAGCCGCCGATGAAGCTGGGCGAGGCGGGTGACGTAACTGCGGCGCGCGCGGCCGGTGGGGAGCGCAGCAGGTCCATCCGGCGACGCGGACACGCGCGCGCTGGGGGCGAGGACGACGCGCCCACCGCCCAGGCGCGCGCGCACTCCGAGGTCGAGTCCTTCGTCCGCTCCGGCCAGCGCCGGGTCGGGGCGCAGCGCATCGCGCACCTCGGCGCGGATCAGTATGCCTCGGATGTCGGATCCGAGGGCATCGTCCGCGCCGTCGTGCTGCCCCTGGTCGAGCTCGCCTGCGGCGAGTTCGACGCTTCGTCCCAGCGCGGTCATGCTCACGCCCAGCGACACGATCTCTCGATCGTTGTCGGTGGCGACGAGCTTCGGCGCGATGATCGCGGCGGACGGGGAGCGCTCGAGCATGCCGGTCAAGCGCTCCAGTGCCCGGGTGTGCGGAGCCGTGTCCTGCGCCAGCAACCAGATCGCCGACCCCTCGGCGACGCGCGGGCGCGCGAGCTCGATCGCTTCTGCGAAGGATGTCGTGCTGCGGGCCTCGATGATCCCTTCGACGGTGCGTGCGACCGCATCGCTCTCGCGCACCGAGGCGGCATCGCCGCAGATCACGAGCGTCACCGCAGCGACGGGGGTGGACTGGGAGCGCAGTGCCTCCAGTGTGCGGAGGAGCTGCGCGCGGGAGGAGGATCCGGCGCGCGCGACGAGGATGGCGTGAACTCGGGCTGGCATGACCTGGTCAGCCTATGCGCGGGTCACCGAGGCCGGGGGCACCGACTGCGGCGCGCCCGCGAAGCAATGCACCGAGACAGGGCGGAACGTCCAGCTCCTCGCGCACGAGGCCGAGGGTTGGTTCAGCCCGCACGGAAGAGTGCGGTGCGCTCAGCTCGCGCGGCGCTTGAGCTTCCGGCGCTCGCGCTCGGAGAGTCCGCCCCAGATGCCGAAGCGCTCATCGTTGTTCAACGCATACTCGAGGCACTCGCCTCGGACGTCGCACGAGGTGCAGATCCGCTTCGCGTCACGCGTGGATCCGCCCTTCTCGGGGAAGAACGCCTCAGGGTCCGTCTGCGAGCAGAGCGCTTCGCTCTGCCAACCGAGAGCGGTGTCGTCTTCGGAATCCGGCTTGCGGACCCCGGGCACTCCGAGGTTGATCGGATCGACGAACCAGTTCTCCGGTACGTCGGAACGGTATCCCGTCATCTCGATCTCCCAACCCTGTCTCCGCCCCCCGGCGGGCCGTGCATACCTAATTACACCCGTGTCATTCGCTGCGGTCAAGTCGCGGATAGTAAACCCTCAATCATCTCTTGAAGGTTCTTGACGATGCGTCGGCGTGTCGCGGCGATTCGTCTCGGGACGACACGCCCGGGGCGGTCGACAGCGGGATTCAGCGGCCGGGCGCGGCGATGAACGCCTCGCCCACGCCGCGCAGGCGCAACTCGGGTTCATCCGCAGACACGAACGCGGCGGTTCCCACGGGAACGGTGCGCACGGTGCCGGACTCCGTCTCGACCGCGACGTCGCCGGCTGTCGCGAGCACCATGGTGGGCCCGGCCACCGCTCGCACGACGGACTCGCCCGTCAACGTGACGCGGTCCAGCGCGAAGTCCGCGACCGGCACCGGGTATGAGGTGATGGCGCCATCCGCCGCAGGCCGCAGCACGGGCACCTCGGACGGCACAGTGTCCACGATCGACAGCAGCTCGGCGACGTCGATGCGCTTGGGCGTGAGACCTCCACGCAGCACGTTGTCGCTCGCCGCCATGATCTCGACCCCCAGGCCCTCGAGGTACGCATGCAGGAGCCCTGCGCGGAGGAAGAGTCCTTCGCCGCGACGCAGGACGACGTGGTTCATCAGCAGAGCGACCACGACCCCGGGATCCCCCGGGTACGTGTCGGCCACGCCGGCGATCGCCTGGATCGTGGTGTTCCACTCCCCCGCATCGGCGCGCTCCGCTGCGGCGGTGACCGAGGCGATGATGTCGTCCACCTGCGGCTGCACCGTGCCCCCCAGCAGCCAGCTGAGCGTGTCACGGAGCACGTCTGCGCCGCCCGTCAGGTGAGCGCGGAGTGCTGACACACCTGCGCCGTCCCCGAGCGCGTCGAGCAGGGACAGCGTGTCCGAGACCGGACGCAATCCGCTCAGGGACTGGAACGTCTCGCTCAATGCGACGATCAGCTCCGGCTTGTGATTGTCGTCACGGTAGTTGCGCGTCGGGTCGTCGAGCCCCTTCCCGCTCTCTGCGGCCCACCCCTGCTGGGCCTGCGCGATGGTGGGGTGCACCTGGATCGACAACGGCTGAGCGGCGGCGAGCAGCTTCAGCAGGTACGGCAGTGTGCCGCCCGTGATCTCGTCCAGCGTCCCGTCGCCGTCGATGTCGGCCGGGTCCCCGGGGTGATCCCCGAACCAGACTTCCGCCTCCGGCGCCCCCGACGGCGAGCGCCCCTCCAGCTCGGCCAGGAGGGAGGC
It encodes the following:
- a CDS encoding glycosyltransferase, translating into MPARVHAILVARAGSSSRAQLLRTLEALRSQSTPVAAVTLVICGDAASVRESDAVARTVEGIIEARSTTSFAEAIELARPRVAEGSAIWLLAQDTAPHTRALERLTGMLERSPSAAIIAPKLVATDNDREIVSLGVSMTALGRSVELAAGELDQGQHDGADDALGSDIRGILIRAEVRDALRPDPALAGADEGLDLGVRARLGGGRVVLAPSARVSASPDGPAALPTGRARRSYVTRLAQLHRRLSYAPAAAVALHWLTLLPLALWRSITHLIGKRPESVLPEWGAALTAMARVPAVARSRARIRSFRTSTWASITPLRVTGSELRRRLDDGHGSEGGAVSELRFFSGGGAWAVLAALVVSIAAFTTLLAWPALGGGGILPLRDTVAALWADAAWGVRGIGLGVIGPADPFAAVVALLGSLWPAGPSFSLVLLWILALPLAVLGGWFAATRVTDRAGLRIFAGVAWALAPTFLTALVEGRPSAVLVHLLLPWLFHAAVVAHRSWGAAGAASLLLAAVVACAPSLAPALALLCVIALGITLGTAQFRGAGRLLWVPVPTLLLFAPLAFWQFAHGTPLALLADPGLVVGNTATADADGRLAIATGFPTVDLAGWMQFSMLPLGSWAALFCAPLAVLALASAIAPRWRAGITLLVVAASGLATAFLAVGITVSFTQGEPMAIWPGAGLSLAWIGVVGAALVTLDTAITLPRLRVAATTVAALALVVCAVPALVAFHADRSALTNGPESTLPAYVAAQAASDGPLGTLVLTPQNDGGLAVDVVWGASETLGAQTTMMSTATQPQGTDISVLSVDLLSARDFDAPGDLAAQGISYVLLAQVTGGEGDKARALRTSAIASIDQRAGFVHAGTTERGVLWRVEADVADRTALNGSQEGTARLVITVQLLAILAALLLSVPTRASRRAARAQSRIVGRAPEEPLILPRHAEDIDVDEETALPRPEETAAPEEIAPAEGVVHSDEVAPPEENAPSDEAMSSEESVPEATSADPVDTDHERDAEEDR
- a CDS encoding WhiB family transcriptional regulator; this translates as MTGYRSDVPENWFVDPINLGVPGVRKPDSEDDTALGWQSEALCSQTDPEAFFPEKGGSTRDAKRICTSCDVRGECLEYALNNDERFGIWGGLSERERRKLKRRAS
- the manA gene encoding mannose-6-phosphate isomerase, class I, which produces MLLSLTNAPRDYAWGSASLLAELEGRSPSGAPEAEVWFGDHPGDPADIDGDGTLDEITGGTLPYLLKLLAAAQPLSIQVHPTIAQAQQGWAAESGKGLDDPTRNYRDDNHKPELIVALSETFQSLSGLRPVSDTLSLLDALGDGAGVSALRAHLTGGADVLRDTLSWLLGGTVQPQVDDIIASVTAAAERADAGEWNTTIQAIAGVADTYPGDPGVVVALLMNHVVLRRGEGLFLRAGLLHAYLEGLGVEIMAASDNVLRGGLTPKRIDVAELLSIVDTVPSEVPVLRPAADGAITSYPVPVADFALDRVTLTGESVVRAVAGPTMVLATAGDVAVETESGTVRTVPVGTAAFVSADEPELRLRGVGEAFIAAPGR